Genomic window (Nicotiana sylvestris chromosome 7, ASM39365v2, whole genome shotgun sequence):
ggccaaggccatcgactaaaagatgagttcgaccttgttcgaactatGACAAGATCCTACTTCAATGATAGTTCGAAGCAATATCCCAAtgtccaaggccatcgacgacaaAGGGGATCAACCTCGTTCAAAAGCTAAGTCGACTTAACAACTCGACAGATATCCCGGATACCATAGACATTGCAAAAGACACCAACAAATCGGCAAAATATATTCTACATTACATCAAAATATTATGTACACCTATTCTTACAAACGGGCTAAAGCACGCCCTCTAAAAAATCCCcaaaacaaaattaaatacaaacaaAAGATTACACGTCATCCCCGGCGGGGTAAGCATCCTCGTACCAAGAGTCCGAAGCAAAGACAGTTCGCATCATCAGAGTGATGTCATCCCCGTCCAGTGTAAGAGGGTCATACCCGCATGCCTTATGAGCTGCACGAGCTTCAGTATGCACGGCCTGAAGTTCCGCTTCAGTTTCCCTCCCCTCGGTGTGAAAAGCTTTGTACACGTCAAGCCGAGCCTCAACAAGGACCCACAACTCATATAAACGATGAGGCATGACCGGATCGGCTGAGCCACGAGACATAGAAGGCTAAGAGCGTCGACTTGCATCCTTCTCCCTTAGCGAGGCCACTTGTCCATTCAACGCATATAGCTCCGCCTCCAGCTCTTTACCACGCCCCTCAAGCCCCGCGACCTTACGATTAGAGGCCTCCTTCTCTTCAGTCAGCTCTGACCTACAAACACGGAGGGCATTTTCCAAAGATGCAGTTCCAGAAACAGATGCTGCCAACTTATCAGCACCGACGTTCAGCTCGCCCTTAAGCCCCTCAACCTCCACCGCCTTCGCACTCAATTCAGAGGTCAAATTGGCCACCTTTGCTTGCAGATCGGCATTTTCGCCATCACCCCCTGCTCAACTCAAGCTCGTCCTCCTTCACCTTAAGGGAAGCCTCGAGTTCACTATTACGGGCGACAACCTTCATGAGCTCCTCATCCCGCTCCCTCAGCTCTTCGATCTTACGCTCCAGTTGGTCCTCCCTCTGTTTGAGCCCCTCGCGAAACAACTGAAATTCAgggtcctgattataaatgtcgGCCATCGCGCGGTGCTTAGCACGATACCGTTGATACTTGGACGACATCTTCTCATAGATGGCCATCCTTCTCCTCTCCAGATGCTCTCGCTCAGTCTCCGTGATGAGGGTCTGAtacaaaggaaaaggagaagttAGAAACAAAACACAGGTTGACGATTGCCACACAAGCCCAacgatgaagaagaaaagaaggcacTTACTCGCAAGGCCATACCAGTGATGTTCTGAGACAATTCCATGTCGCTCATCGCCCTAAGTACCTCGTTTTAGGGGCATCACATAGAGGAGCTAAAACAGACGCCACTTACTCACAATTCAGCAGCAAATTGTAGTCCCCCGGGATGACTATGTGACGATCAGACCCTTCCGCTCTGACCTCCACATGAGTATGACGACCTACGAACTCGTTGACATCCTCCGAGTCGACATCTGAACCTGAGTCGTCACCCTCGACATGATGACCTCCAATATTGGATGATGCGCCAACCTCAGGAGAGCGCACGAAGCCAACTCCTAGGTAAACTCCTTCTGCTTGGGGATATCTCCCCGATAAAATGGTGTCAGCCATAAATGTGGGTACGAGTGCCGCCTACGATGCCCTGCTTCTATCAGCTTCCATGGCCATGCCCTTTCCAAACTCCATTCTCCTTTTTTTTCCCGATAACGACTCGTCCCCATTGGAGGATTCGTCCAAGAGGTGTAGGGCCGTCATTGAAGAAGCCTCCTTTCTCACGACCACAACCCGAGAGGGACCTTATAATTGAACAGGTTGAGGACGACCCTCTCGAACAGATTCACTCAAAACAACTGCGTGTCCGCGGCAGCAACGACCTGTTGAAACGTAGGGACTGGCGCCCTCCGCCTGAAAGCTCCTCGACCTGTCGTCGCAAAGGGTTGTATCAATAAACGACTTCATATAGCCAACGAAGTGGTAGGAGAAACCCTTACCATATGGAACTTTAGGGCCATAACGCTTTATGAAGGCGGGCCAATCCCGAGTTTCCGCTGCATGGGGCAATAGATGGGCTACCCAATCCCTTATGCCCGCAATAGGGCGAGGTGGACGTCCCATAGATGCAAACGATAAACAAACAAACTTTATAATGAATACAGATGAAGGAAGAGTAAAATTAGCGGTGATACTTATGAGTCTCATTCCATCGCTCTCGAACCTAGCAGAGTCAGAAACGATGTGTT
Coding sequences:
- the LOC138873192 gene encoding spindle pole body component 110-like, which translates into the protein MELSQNITGMALRTLITETEREHLERRRMAIYEKMSSKYQRYRAKHRAMADIYNQDPEFQLFREGLKQREDQLERKIEELRERDEELMKVVARNSELEASLKAVEVEGLKGELNVGADKLAASVSGTASLENALRVCRSELTEEKEASNRKVAGLEGRGKELEAELYALNGQVASLREKDASRRS